A window of the Drosophila simulans strain w501 chromosome 2L, Prin_Dsim_3.1, whole genome shotgun sequence genome harbors these coding sequences:
- the LOC120284422 gene encoding uncharacterized protein LOC120284422 → MPKKPQHLSLVASTAGGYGGGPSSKPKYSLTLHNSKLATGGKHLRDGLQQRQHLKAVDGVGLVPVPVSLPVDEVVGVHLKAGSKAGAATGEASGSVTRQMGESSGNSGSGKDGAKCGNDNELGGGVTNGVMRAQNNRLWYH, encoded by the coding sequence ATGCCCAAGAAGCCGCAGCACCTGAGCCTGGTCGCCAGCACGGCGGGCGGATACGGGGGCGGTCCCAGCAGCAAGCCCAAGTACAGCCTGACCCTGCACAACAGCAAACTCGCCACGGGGGGCAAGCACCTGCGCGATGGCCTCCAGCAGCGCCAGCACCTCAAGGCCGTGGATGGGGTTGGGCTGGTGCCCGTGCCCGTTTCCCTCCCCGTCGACGAGGTGGTGGGTGTGCATCTGAAGGCCGGCTCCAAGGCGGGGGCCGCCACAGGCGAGGCTTCGGGCAGTGTCACCAGGCAGATGGGGgagagcagcggcaacagcggCAGCGGAAAGGACGGCGCCAAATGCGGAAATGACAATGAACTGGGGGGCGGAGTGACAAACGGTGTCATGAGGGCACAAAACAACAGGCTGTGGTATCATTGA